The genomic segment ACttttgaccaatttttctctcataCCTCTCGAATTTTCTTTATcccatatctgactttagcttctccttctctaatatCAGGGTGAAATTGATCATATTAATATCACTTGCGCCTAAGGGTTCTTTGAAtttaagtgacctaattaattccagttcattacaacacccaatccagaataactgatctccAAGTGGTCTCAACCACGTACTGCTCtgaaaaagcatcttgtaggcagtccaggaattcctcctcttgagaccaacaccatcctaattttcctaatcacctgcatgacaatcccccatgactattgtaacattgcccttttgtcacgcactttctatctcccattgtaatttgtggatcacatactcactactgtttggaggtctctatacaattcccgtCAGGGATTTTTATTAcacttgctgttccttaattctacccacaggttctacaccttccaacaatacgccacctctttctaatgattttatttaatattttacaaacACACCCACAGAATGCCActgccagcttgttctttcaagaagcatcTGGGAatcaagaggacctgcagatgctagaaatctagagaactacacacaaagtgctggagcagctcagcatgtcaggcagcatctatggatgggaatcaacatttcgggccaagacccttaatcgggactcttgatacccCCGTATCTGGAATATCCACAAGCaaggaaaatagaaagtagtgcaaaatagggaaaacctttgacaacaTTTCGTTCAAGGCTTTAAAAAACCTGCCAAGTAGAACTcaaagttaacaaatacaacaaaggcaataaacacttgtatcaataccgacattgacttttttttatataaaaatatctttgtcccatttcaatcagtaaaatttacaaagataaataactcTAGAAAACTTTTctaagactatttacactcaaactcacttagattaacactaccttggacagaataaggtagagaaataacacacttgaaaaaaaatcacacaacagaaagtatatattttcatcaaaaatgaacagaattcagcactccatgtgtgtctatgcaatcgtgataagaaatacggaccagaaaacttaaatgagaggccaactcagaaaaatgaatcaccactgtcaaagaaaacattaaccagtggaatgagtatgaccctccatgggaggcatctcaacgatctgagcagatgagatggtgacaaagaagcatcgagcacctgactgagagttggattcctcttcccagaaacagtggGGTTCCtttcagaaatacaggacaaggcggttaacaaaagggaaaaaaaatgaaaatacatgaaatacaaacaaacaaggcagcaagtgcagaaaatgccaagagaaaccagacacaatccaacacattccaggatcctgcatcagtttaactcaatctgattacttacaaaggtacaatcaagtggcaaatatcattcaccaaaatcttgctttaaaatacaaactcatgaatgccctccatcaatccataaaggcaccataaattcaagcctgatccagttttagtcaAAATCtaacaaattatatgataatcagtacattatttcagataggacaatccataatagctatccggatataatattacaggataaacaagcaggaacaacttcctcaatagatataaccatcCCAACACACACATTTTCCTTGATCAATGGAGCACTTCACCACGGGTATTGTTTgggtcatcagtcagacaaccaagATATTTTCTCAGTcagtcagcttccaaatgttgctactctgttcTTTGCTGCCACGCCCcgttgctgattcccttctcctcatcatacgttcttaccctgaACATCGTCTAGAGCCCCAAACTCAGCCCTGTCCAtacctgcctctggtttctgaccctgcttcgttgaacatccaactgatggtttcccattctgctttcagtctttagaggacaggggtgttttctaacaaccctttagaagcagggaaaatgacccaaaatgtggaaatgagccgtcaataaggttaactaccaatgttatTCTTCCTCAGCCGAGAGATTAGAGGggcaaagaacatctcagacagaactgcagtcagctcgatttcatcagtctgcagaaaattcaaggggaacctcttcacccgcagagtggtgactgtttggaacccatcaccacagggggAGCGTGacatgaacaacaggggaggatttaaaaggactgtcatggaacagaatcactggcagggtccagccggcctgagttgccTCTTTACTCTATattaggtgtgttataaattcactaagtaccggagacagacttcaaaatagaactgatttatttgtctcagatccagaatattaaattccagtcccattaaaggtgaatgtgcagcagaagaaactcctcccatgcccagtgaccagggtgcagaactgggtgtggtgagcagcagcaataattgcagagttcagcaccgacagtcactctcaaaattgcattgagaaacaatgatggacaaatatccagcatgaagcttattgaaactttctccccagtgtgaacccagtGATGTGTTACAAGGTTAgattactgagtgaatcccttctcacattcacagcaggtgagcggcctctcctcagtgtgaactcaatgatgcacatttgatggagatggctgagagaatctcttcccaatctctgagcaggtgtatggcctctacccagtgtgaactcgctggtgtctctgtaggcagGATGATTGCAGAAATGCTTTCCCACATTCATAGCAGGAGAGCAGCCTCTCctgtatgaactgactggtgtaccagtagttgggatgaccaagtgaatctcttcccacattctgagcaggtgaacggcttctcccctgtgtgaactcgctgatgactctctaggctggatgaccgagtgaatcccttcccacagtctgagcaggtgaacagcctctctccagtgtgaactcgctgatgtgccttcagattagatgagcaaatgaatcccttctcgcagtctgaacaggtgaatggtctctctccagtgtgaactgactggtgtgccagtagcttggatgaccgagagaatcccttcccacagtctgagcaggtgaacggcctctctccagtgtgaactcgcggATGTATCTTCAGTTTAGATAAACAAGTGaaccccttcccgcagtctgagcaggtgaatggccattccccggtgtgaactctctgatgttccttcagtttagatgactgagtgaatcccatcccacagtctgagcaggtgaatggcctctccccagtgtgaactcgctggtgcaccagtaggtcagatgacggagtgaaacccttcccgcagtctgagcaggtgaatggcttctccctgaTGTGAACCCGCTGGTGCGCTATTaaattggatgactgagtgaatcccttcccacagttcaagcaggtgaacggcctctccccagtgtgaactgacttgtgtaccagtagggtggatgactgatggaatcccttcccacagtctgagcaggtgaacggtctctccctggtgtgaactcgctgatcagCCATTAGGTCagctgattgagtgaatccttccccccaaattcagcagatgaccagcctctgcccagtctgaactgactggtgtgtccacaggtgggaagaccgactgaatcccttctcacacacagaacaggtgaatggccttgtcccagtgtgaacttgctgaagtaccttaagttgagatgaccgagtgaatccattcctgctgtctgagcaggtgaacagcctctccccagtgtaaaatgacaggcatgccagtcggtcagacgatcgagtgaatccctgccCAGTCTGAGTAGGAAGGACGATCAAGTGAAGCCCTTGCTCcaattcttaaatatctggacagtgtCAGAAAATTTGGCGTGTTGTGCTCGAGATTCCTGTAGATAAATTCcttgtcgtttttaacctgtgaaaacatttacaaaatccatcaatggctgaaggacaacatttcagatgagatcactttagtcagcaagctgtgatctgacatcacactgttacagtgagcttCAACCCAAGCTGGAGAGAGAACTCATCTTCGAactggcacagtgctggtatctaggattaaatgtcaactGGAATCCATCCCTCTGATGcttttcctgtctctataagaatggggcatttctgccatctccaatctgtgcctccattggtattattccctcttCCCACTGAGCTACATGGGTGTCTCgttccacagtaactgaaacactctcacacaaacagCCTTTGTTGACCTACAGCTGGGACTTTCTTTTATGCACTGTTagattaaagtgccacagttttaacgccatataAAAAATTGCTGCTGAGATGAACGGTCGGTCTGataaaaggaattagagtgaatattaatactatttaaggttcttgtcacagtcatagaaaagtacaacacagaacaagacccttcagcccatctaggttGTGCTAACTATTTGAACTTTCTACTcctatatccctactatccaggtACTgacacaaacctcttaaatgttgaaattgaggtcacattcaccacttgtgctgtctGCTCATACCACTcccggatgaccgtctgtgtgaagaagtttctcgtcatgttccccttaacattCCATCTTTCACACTAAACTCATGACCTCGTGTTGttgtcccaccccatctcagtggagaaggccagcttgcatttaccctatctttactcctcataattgtggtacacctccatcaaatctcccctcaatcttttacattaCAAGGAATAAACACCTAACCTGTTCAAGCTTTCCTTATAACCTaagtcctccagacctagcaacatccttatgaattttccctgaactctttcaacctctttttcatctttcctgtgggtaggcgaccaaaactgtacacaatactccaaattaggcttcaccaatgccttgtactatgtcaacataacatccagtaCTTtggcttatgaaggccaatgtgccaaaatctttctctcCATCCCTATCTAACTGGggtaccactttcagtgaattacagacctgtgttcccagatcccttccttctacagcactcctcagtgccctaccagtcactgtgtaagaccttgttcctaccaacgtgcaacacttcacacttgtctgcattaaattccttttTCCGTTTCTCAAactattttcccagctggtccagatcacaccacaagccatgatagtcttcctcactgtccactacaccccaatcttggtgtcatccacaaatttgctgatccagttaaccacactatcatccagattactgatatagatgacaaacaacaacagatccagcacagatccctgtggcacaccactagtcacaggcttccagtcggagaggcaaccatctgctaccacagtctggcttctcccaaagacagtgtctcatccagtttactatctcatcttgaatgctgaatgactgaaccttcttgaccaaccttccatatgagactttgtcaagtgctttgctaaagtccatgtggacaacatccactgccttgccttcatccactttcctgataacttcctcgagagactctataagattggttagacatgacctaccgtgcacaaagccatgctgcctatccttcatcagtccacatctatccataTACTTAGATATTGACTTCCTGCACATacgttccaataacttccccacaactgatgtcaagctcaccaatgtagaatttcctatttatttttaaagcctttcttgaacagcagaacaacattgcctgtcctccaatcctccagtccctcacctgtcactaaggacgatttaaatatctctgcttgggctccaacaatttctgcacttgtcttccgcagggtcccaggggaacaacttgtcaggtcctggtgatttatccacgcttatttgccttaagacagcaaacacagattccatgaagttgatgctgctttgcctcacttctatagactctgtgtccatctcctgagtaaatacagatgcaaaaatactacttaaaatctcccacttctattttgtctcctcatataaatTATCATTCGGATCGTCAAGagtgggcctgtttctgcactgaacttctccatgtttctgttcctccccggggaaccggcatcaaaccgacgggccgagcggtctcctcctacctctcagcgatacatcagactccggccgcaagagacgcttcacaaacgccccaaacttccctcggagggaaatagaaataaatcagaaagcgggacATTTACTTCGGGTTTTGTTCTTCTTGGACGGGGAGTTTAATGCGGCTGCGGAGATgtcagtgttgatgatcagagggatcttagactccaagtCCATCGCttcctgaaagagactgcacagattgatcgggtggttaagaaggcaaatggcgtggttgtctttattagttgaagcactgagttgaaaagtcgggaagttgtgttgcggctgttgcgagcctgcggtcggactgtgactgtgtctttaagagcgccgcagtgaggaggcgggactatgacgtcagtcacaggctgacagcgctaactgtggatttaaccataagagagagagagcggtctgcagacaggcagtcggccagtctaaagagagagagagagaaagagagagaacgagaacccatatctgataggagaggagagtggagaataggagaaagggttggagcagtggacccagagagaagTGATCAGCAGGAGAGAGGACTTGAAAAGTCAGAGAGGAATTGAGGGAGTGGGATGGAGAGGTGACGGGGagatttgttcaccggaaggagaaatcgatattcatgccgtcaggttggagggtacccagacggaatatgaggcgctgatcctggaccctgagggaggcctcatcttggcacaagaggaggcgatgggttgacacgtcgcaacaggaatgggaatcggagtgaaaatgtttggacaccgggAAGTCCCGCTCGGAGCGGAtaattcaaaggttaatttattatcaaagcaggtatcgataaacagagcaacacacataagagttgctggtgaacgcagcaggccaggcagcatctctaggaagaggtgcagtcgacgtttcaggccgagaccctccgtcaggactaactgaaggaagagctagtaagagatttgaaagtgggagggggagagggagatccaaaatgataggagaagacaggaggggaagggatggagccaggagctggacaggtgattggcaaaagagatatgagaggataatgggacaggaggcctaggcagaaagaaaagggggatgggggaaacagaggatgggcaaggagtacagtgagggggacagagggataaaaaggagagtgagagaaagaatgtgtgtataaaaataagtaacagatggggtacgagggggaggtggggcctagcggaagctagagaagtcgatgttcatgccatcaggttggaagctacccagacggaatataaggtgttgttcctccaacctgatggcatgaacatcgacttctctaacttccgctaggccccacctccacctcgtaccccatctgttacttatttttatgcacacattctttctctcactctcctttttctccctctgtccctctgaatatatctcttgcccatcctctgggtccccccctccgccccttgtctttcttcccggacctcctgtcccatgatcctctcgtatccccttttgccaatcacctgtccagctcttggttccattcctccccctcctgtcttctcccatcattttggatctccccctccccctccaactttcaaatcccttactcactcttccttcagttagtcctgatgaaaagtctcagcctgaaacgtcgactgcacctcttcctacagatgctgcctggcctgctgcgttcaccagcaacttttatgtgtgttgcttgaatttccagcatctgcagatttcctgttgtttgcatcgataaacagagtttttttttgctcctccagggagccacgaaacaaagaaagaaaaagaaaggctttcagagagaaaaaaatcaaactcccaccccacccccgtataaaaaaagaacg from the Mobula birostris isolate sMobBir1 chromosome 13, sMobBir1.hap1, whole genome shotgun sequence genome contains:
- the LOC140207617 gene encoding uncharacterized protein; its protein translation is MADQRVHTRERPFTCSDCGKGFHQSSTLLVHKSVHTGERPFTCLNCGKGFTQSSNLIAHQRVHIREKPFTCSDCGKGFTPSSDLLVHQRVHTGERPFTCSDCGMGFTQSSKLKEHQRVHTGEWPFTCSDCGKGFTCLSKLKIHPRVHTGERPFTCSDCGKGFSRSSKLLAHQSVHTGERPFTCSDCEKGFICSSNLKAHQRVHTGERLFTCSDCGKGFTRSSSLESHQRVHTGEKPFTCSECGKRFTWSSQLLVHQSVHTGEAALLL